AGAGCTTCATTCGGTCTCCTCCTCTCCCAAGTCATCCCCGTCAAGGTCGCCCTCTCGCACCTCGTCCTCGTCCTCGTCCTCGTCAAGGTCGTCCTCTGTCAAGTCTTCCTCGCCTCCATCGTCGGCCAGGTCGCCGTCTCCGTCCTCACCTGACCCGCCGCTGTCCGTGCCTACTCCGTTCTGCTCATCCTCTTCCAATACGCCGCCTTTCAGCTCTCCGGAGATGAGCCGCGCGTATAAGTCGTTGATGCGGTCATCCGACACCGCGATGGTGATGGTGGGGTAAATCATCCAGCGGCTTTCCATGTCCTGACTCGTACCTTCCACCCTAGCGATGATGGACAGCTTCCGCAGGCGATTGAGGGTGGATTGGAGATGGGTCAGCGCGATGCGCTTATCCATCACCCCGATGGTATAGAGCTTGCCGACAACCTCCCGCAGCGGCACTATGACTTCGCGGCGCATCGATGCGGTCTCCATCTGTTCCTCGTACACCAGCCGCAAGGCGTACAGCATATAGGTGGTAAACTTGTCCACTTTCATCCGGTTGCGGTTGTACTTGTTGTAGATGGCCATCACGCCTCTGCGTCCATCGACTTGAATCTCGAACCCGCTGACCGAGAGGTATCCCTTCAAGAGGGCCATGTTTCGCTCAGCAAGGCGGTAATCGCGGTTGCCTGTCATGCGGTGCTCCTTTACATCCCAGACATCCCGCACGAGAAACGTTTGTTCATAAAGGAGACTCACGAGACGAGAGAAGTCCTCCTTGTCTCGCTCTGTGAAGGCTGTGTACTGCTCGTCCCAACTCATCTTGCGGCCCCCTTCTTGACAAACGTCATCAGCGGAATCTGGTATCCCGCCACCGTCACACTCGACTTGTCTTCGCTCCAAACGATGTCGTACGGCATCTCCGGCTCATCACCCTTGACGACGGCGACAATCACGCGCAAAAAGTCGTCAAATTCCTGCAGGGTCATCTCCCCTGAATCTAGGCGATCTCGCTTTTTCATCTGTTTGAGGATAAACTCACCGATTTGCTTCTGCGAATAGAGCGCATTCATGCGCTCCATCAGCTCACGCGCCTCGGCACGAAACGCGGCATCATCTGTCTTTTGCCGCACGATGGGCTGCGGAGTACCCCGCACGCGCTTTTTCGGTTCGGTGTAGAGGGCCTCTGGGTCAAGGTACTTGACTTGATAGACAGGCAACGTCCGCATCTCATCGAGCAGCGGAGACGCCCCCTTGTCCTGCGCTTTTGGCAGCGCGCGCATCAGTTGGACGAGCTTCCCTTTGATGTCCCTATCGGTGTTCAGCAGATACTGCAGCCGCTCCACGGAAGCGCGGTTGTAGTTTGTATGGCGCTTATCAATCTCTTTTAGCAGGTCATCGAGAGACTCAAAGGTGTCGGTGATAAAGGTGATCCGCTGCACCACCTCAGCCCGCGCCTCGGGCTCATCGAGATCGGCACGCTGTTGCCTGACGGATTTCGCCATCTGCGTGAGCAACGAGGGCATGGTCAACCAGTTGCGCAAGACCTCAAGAATCCGCGGCCGAAACCGGTACACACTGTCGAATGTCTTTAAGGGATGATAGGCAGCAATCGCCACAGATAACTGGTAGCTGTCAAAGTGTTCCGCGAGGAGTTCACGAATCTCCTGACGGTGATGGAGGTTTTGGTAGTAGGAGTGGATGTTATGTAAAAGCGACCTGAGGCTTTCCCGCAGTGAAATGGTGTTCTCATACGCTGCCTCTAGGCCCTGGAACATGAATTCATCTCTATCGTCATTCGCGGTGCGCAGATTCGAATAGACACTATAGACAAAGCCGTTGTAGCGCTGCTGGACTGGCTGGACAATGCTCTGAAACGCATCGAGCAGGATGCTCGCGTACGGGGGAACAATCAGCGTTTCATCGATGTCAACGGCGTCCGTCGACGGCTGCAACCACCCCGTCTCGATGAAGCGCCGAATCAAGGCATGGGCCCGCCCAGACAGGGAGCCAAAGTCGGTCTCACCCGAAGCGTCTTCCCCCGCCTTTTCCGAGGCCTCTTTCAGGGCCTCTTCCGGGGCCTCTTCCCGGGCCTCACCGAGGGCATCTTCGTCTGTAAAATCGTAGAGGTCCCGCTCCATTTCACTGATGAGATACGTCACCAGTGCTGAGCGGTGAATCGTCAGCTCTCGTTGGTAACACGAACGAAGCACCATGAGTGCCCGGAAATAGATGACTCGGTTCGGTGCTGCCAAGATAGAAAAGAGGTTCGGGGATACCACGTCGAACAGGTTTTGCATCACTCAGCCACCCAAAATCGGTTATTTGTCCCTCTCATTGTACAACATAAAGATGAGAGATAATCTCAGCGTTGCCGACCCAAAAGGCCGCCAACTCATGTCTGGCGGCCCTGCTGTCACTCTCCTGTGGAGAGTCGATGCTCTCAATCAGGTATGCAATCAACCCAGGCAATTTGGTCATTGGCGTACACAATATAGCTGTACCTGGCCTGTCAGGAGAAACCATACTCATGTTCGACTCGGCAAATACGCGTTTTGCACGCCGTGTACCATTCAGACCTTCCCCGATGTTGCGCCACTGTATGCTTGTCGTCCTGTTTCCAGCCCCGAATGGCGTCTAGCGAATCCCAATAGGAAACCATGATTCCGAGTCCCCCATCGACCGTTTCGGCGCCAAGAAACCCTGGCTGATTCTGTACATATTCCATGAGGTCATGGACCATGTCTTGATAATCTCCGTCATTCCCCGTCGCTACGGTCGTCATAATGACTGCGTAGTACGGCGGTTTTGGTGTCTCTGCAATCTGCATGTCATCTCACTCCCCGCTCTGAATCACTCCGGTTTTGATGCATAAGTGTCATTCTCCAAGAACAGTCGCCAGAACCACACAAACCCTGGAAATAACACCGCTACCCCAATCACTAAGACCACCACAACAGCCCGGAACATTTCCGAGTTGGTAAAACTGTCCTGAATGGTGACGGCTGGATACACGAGATAAGGGAGATGCGCACGCCCATACCCTGCCATCGCCAGTGCATACTGAACCACATGGCTGATTACGGCCAGGCGAAAGCGTCGCGGCAACCGCTTATCGCGGCTGGCACTGTCGCTCCGACTGCCACTCTCACTGCTGCTGTAGCCACTACCGCTACTTAGTGAGAGCCCGTAACCGAGAATAAAAAAGAGTCCCGACGCCAAAAACCATGGCCACTGTGTCAGCATGCTCCGCTCCAGCCAGGGAGCTGCTCCTCCAATACTGAACAGCGCAATCAGGGCACAAATCATGTTCAACGGTCCCAGCCATAAGGCATATTTCCGATAGATGCTGTACGCTGACCGGTCCTTCGCCACTCGCGCATAATCTGCAAGCAACATGGCAGACAAAAACAGTTCGCTGATTAACCCGAGTAATACGTAGGCATACACCAAAGGACTGGTAAACAGATGTCCCAAACGAAGCGTCAAACGTCCGCCCACGTTCTGTAGAAAGTTGCCCTGGGCAATGGGAAGCACCGTCATCAGGAGCGCCGGAATCAGCAGTCCCGTCACACCGGACACGACGCGAAGTGGTTTTTGATAGCGGTCTACCGTGTGCGCGTAGACCATGAACACAGTGCGCAAGGTTAAGAGAATCAAGATCAAGTTTCCAGGAACCAAGAGGATGTTCCCAAGGACGTAGGCCGCTGTCGGAAACAAGCCGACCAAGGAGACCGCGAACAAGACGAGAAAGACATTGGTGACTTCCCACAGCGGAGACAAGTATCGGTTTGCGATGGTCGCCGCCTTCGCGTCCTTCTCCCGGTAGAACACCATCGCCCAAAATCCCGCACCGAAATCCACAGACCCGGCGATGCCGTAAATGAACACGAGCGCCCACAACAGTGCAGCCCCCCACAACGCAGCCGTCATGGCAACCACACCGCCCTTCGAGCCTTCACAGGCGTCGGGTCAATGTCGGACGTAAGCGGATGATGTCGAAAGTAGGCAGTGAGCACTGTGATGGAGCCAATCGCGAGTATGGTGTACAGCAGGATGAAGAGGAAAAACATCCAACCGACGTAAGGTGAGGACGTCACAGCGTCAGCCGTTCTCATGACGTGGTAGACTATCCACGGCTGGCGACCGATACAGGCGTACACCCAGCCCAGTTCAATCGCAATTACGGCAAGCGGGCCAGTCAACACGGTGAGCACCAGCATCCATTTGGGAAACGGAAACTCACGGCGTTTTCGGAGCGTCTTGACGAGCCACGCGAAAATTGCAAAGAAAATCAACAGGGTGCCAATGCCGACCATGCCATCAAACAGCAGATGTAAAAACAATGGGGGCCAGGTGTCGCGGGGAAAGTCGTTTAACCCTTTGACCACTCCATCCAGTCTATCTGTTGCCAACCAACTCAGCATATCCGGCACCTTGATGCCACCGATGACATCTTGTCGCTGTGCGCTCACCCACCCGCCAATCACCAGCGGCGCATGAGATTGTGTCTGAAACAGTCCTTCCGCCACAGCCAGTTTCTCCGGTTGGTACTTCGCCAGATACTTTCCTGCAGAGTCTCCACTAACAGCCGCAACCAGTCCAAAAAACCCACCGAGTGCAAGGGACAACATAAGTGCCTTGTACTGATGCCGCCGCTCGCGGTCTGTGTGAGACTTCTTCAACAATCCATATGCGGCAACAGCCGCTGTCACAAACCCAACGGTCATGTACGCCGTCATCAGGACATGCCAATCCGAGGTCGGCAGTGCCGGGTTGAACACAGCCTGCCACGGATGAATGTCAACGGCTCGTCCATTTTCAATTCGAAATCCTTGCGGTGAGTTCATGAATGCATTCGCATCAGTAATCAGGAGCGCCGAGGCTGCAGCGCCAATGGCAACCAACAAAACGCTCACGATGCGCCACCCGCGCGGAATCCTGTCCGCAGCGTACACATAAATGGACATAAACAGCGCCTCGACGAAAAATGCAAAGATTTCAAGCACAAATGGCAAAGCCAACACCTGCCCCACCATTTGCATAAACCGTGGCCACAACAGGCTCAGCTGCAATGCGACTGTCGTCCCCGTCGTGATACCGACAGCAAGCAACACCGTAAATCCTCGGGTCCAACGTTTTGCCATGACCGCGTAGTCGCTGTCACCCGTAAGCGCGTAGCTGATTTCGGCGATGGTCACCATGAACGGAATACCGACACCAAGCGTCGCAAAGATAATATGGAATCCAAGGGACATCCCAAACAGCGCTCGTGCGAGATGGATGTGATCCACCAGTGCACCTCCCTGCGAATCTCTCACAGGGGAGTATTTACCATGCATTTCCACGTTATGCATGTCTGCCCATTCGTATGGTCTTTCATCGAACCGAAGGCAACTGAGCCTCAATGCTCTATCGATGACTCAGATTAAAGTCTGTCCATAACCTTGACAGTGCATATAACCTTATATTGACGTAATCGACTGAACAATCCGTGTAAGGCAGGTGTGGGGCATCATGAGCAGTCAGAACATAGAACTTGGTCAGAGCGCGTCTACGATGAGTAAAGTCCTGTTGTTCGCGGGCATTATGTTGGTGGCTGCGAATCTCCGTACGGCCATTACCGGCGTAGGCCCATTGATGAATATGATAGCTAAAGGAACAGGCTTATCCTTTACCATGGAAGGGTTGCTGACGACACTGCCGTTGTTGGCATTCGCTGCCTTTTCTCCGCTCGCTCCGATGATTGCACGGAAGATTGGCATCGAGCGGACCTTAGGCGCCAGCCTGTTGGTGCTGACCATCGGTATTTTGCTACGCTATATCCCTTTGCAACTGACGCTCCTCGCGGGGATGCTGTTCGCCGGGACAGGCATTGCAATGGGGAACGTACTGTTGCCGGGTCTCATCAAACGTGATTTTCCAAGTCAAGTCGGGCTCATGACGGGCATGTATACTTTATTTATGAGCGGTTGGGCGGCCATTTCATCCGGTATCAGTGTGCCGTTAGCGAAGATTCAGGGCGTCGGATGGCAAGGCTCCTTAGCTTCTTGGGCAATTCTATCCGTCATTGGCCTCGTCGTGTGGTTACCCCAGCTCCGTAAACGCCACGTTCCAAGGCAGGCGAAAGGTGTCGGCACACTGTGGAAATCCGTTCTTGCTTGGCAGGTGACGTTCTTTATGGGCCTGCAGTCATTCGTGTTCTACGTCAACGTGGCCTGGTTGCCTTCCTTATTGCAAAGTCGGGGCATGTCCGTGGTCATGGCAGGATTTATGCTGTCACTCATGCAGATTGTCAGCCTGGCTGCATCTTTTATCGTGCCCATCGTTGCAGACAAACTGCGCGACCAGCGTGGGCTCATCGTTTCCATTGCGTTGTTATTTTTGCTCGGTTACATAGGTCTTCTCAGCGGTATCAACACACTCGACTGGTTGTGGGTTGTGTTCATCGGCCTTGCAGGTGGTGCAGCCATCAGCCTCGCTCTGACACTCTTTGGACTACGCTCGCAAACCGCCGACGAGGCCGCAAAATTGTCCGGCATGGCGCAATCCATCGGTTATTTGCTCGCCGCCATCGGCCCAATTTTAATCGGTTTCTTGCATGACCTAACTGGTGCCTGGCAAGTTCCGCTGATGGTCTTGGTGGCCTCTGTTCTCCTCATGCTGATAACTGGCATCGGCGCTGGACGTAACGCTTATGTGAGGTCGTCTTGAGGTTGTGCCACAGTGCAGGCGCACAACACAAAATAATAACGCGGGCACCACCGAACACGTTCCTAGAAACCCGCGTTGTTATTAATCTCTTTGATGGGGCGGTCCGCGGCCTAACAAAACCATAGCTTCGGTCTGAAAACACAAAACCGCTACAATGCATTCGGTCACCTCCGCGAACTATGAAAAACCCTCAATACATCCTCACTACTCGCAAACTTTCCTTTGCCACGTGTCCAGTTCAGAATGCCCCATTTCCCCCTCTACAATGGAGTGAATTGAATAGCATCAAACACCAGGCGCACTTTCGTCGGATCGTCGATATTGTCAATCATTTTGTGCAATGCGTATTTGTCGACAGCCATGCAATACACCTCCACGCAGGCCATTATCATACCCACATTGTCCGTGATGGTTCGCCGAAACACCCAACGGAGAATGGGGCTCAATTACAATATCTACAGATACTAGGATCGGAGCATCTTGTCCACAGCTGTCGTGCGCCCGTTTCCACGCATAACGGAGTTAATCCACTATCGGAACTAGAACGATGCATTCGGTCGCATTTAGGGCCATTCCACTGTACGTCGCTGTGCCCGTGCGCCCTTCAGAGCGATTTTGGCACCCGCACTCAACAACAGCGAGACAATTAGAGTGCTGATTCATCCCTCCAATGGTACTAAACTAAATAGAGTTAACCACAGACTCACTTCGGAGACCGTCTCCATCATGCCGCTCTCTGGCCAATGAAGAATTACACCAACGATACCGTTTGACTCAACCCAGTCTCCAATTGACTTGGTAAACCGGGCAGCCAGTTCAGAACACTTCTCCTTCCGCGTCCGGGGACCAAAATGTCCTGCCTGTCGCGGCAAAGGAACCATCCAGGATGCTGGATGGTTCCCCCACTAAGACAACTATATTCCCTCTTCAATTGTACCAAACGGCTAGTGTCGTTTCTTTGATCTGTTAGTAAACATTCAACACCATGTCCCTAACCCCATTCTTTACGAAGCCCTACCTTTTATTCGTATCTGTCATTATCGAAACTTCCAAAAACGTGCGGGCTGACCAGTAGGCTATTCTTCTTCCCCTCCGAGGAATTGGACTGACGTTACGGGTGGTATCCAGAGAGGAAATCAACGACATGAGTAGAAGATATTTAAATCGATACAGTTTAAAGGGGGGGCGTACCATTCACACATTTACCATTGACACTTGTGACCTTTATTACATCGCTGAAGGGAAAACTCCTGTTTCAGTACTAGAAGCTATAGAAAGACTGATTCGCGAGCAACTTCTGCTTCTTATTACACCTGTTACAATACATAACGAGTGGATAAGACACAGAGGAGAGATTGTAGATAAG
The Alicyclobacillus curvatus genome window above contains:
- a CDS encoding DUF4194 domain-containing protein, coding for MSWDEQYTAFTERDKEDFSRLVSLLYEQTFLVRDVWDVKEHRMTGNRDYRLAERNMALLKGYLSVSGFEIQVDGRRGVMAIYNKYNRNRMKVDKFTTYMLYALRLVYEEQMETASMRREVIVPLREVVGKLYTIGVMDKRIALTHLQSTLNRLRKLSIIARVEGTSQDMESRWMIYPTITIAVSDDRINDLYARLISGELKGGVLEEDEQNGVGTDSGGSGEDGDGDLADDGGEEDLTEDDLDEDEDEDEVREGDLDGDDLGEEETE
- a CDS encoding antibiotic biosynthesis monooxygenase, which produces MQIAETPKPPYYAVIMTTVATGNDGDYQDMVHDLMEYVQNQPGFLGAETVDGGLGIMVSYWDSLDAIRGWKQDDKHTVAQHRGRSEWYTACKTRICRVEHEYGFS
- a CDS encoding cytochrome d ubiquinol oxidase subunit II codes for the protein MTAALWGAALLWALVFIYGIAGSVDFGAGFWAMVFYREKDAKAATIANRYLSPLWEVTNVFLVLFAVSLVGLFPTAAYVLGNILLVPGNLILILLTLRTVFMVYAHTVDRYQKPLRVVSGVTGLLIPALLMTVLPIAQGNFLQNVGGRLTLRLGHLFTSPLVYAYVLLGLISELFLSAMLLADYARVAKDRSAYSIYRKYALWLGPLNMICALIALFSIGGAAPWLERSMLTQWPWFLASGLFFILGYGLSLSSGSGYSSSESGSRSDSASRDKRLPRRFRLAVISHVVQYALAMAGYGRAHLPYLVYPAVTIQDSFTNSEMFRAVVVVLVIGVAVLFPGFVWFWRLFLENDTYASKPE
- a CDS encoding cytochrome ubiquinol oxidase subunit I — translated: MDHIHLARALFGMSLGFHIIFATLGVGIPFMVTIAEISYALTGDSDYAVMAKRWTRGFTVLLAVGITTGTTVALQLSLLWPRFMQMVGQVLALPFVLEIFAFFVEALFMSIYVYAADRIPRGWRIVSVLLVAIGAAASALLITDANAFMNSPQGFRIENGRAVDIHPWQAVFNPALPTSDWHVLMTAYMTVGFVTAAVAAYGLLKKSHTDRERRHQYKALMLSLALGGFFGLVAAVSGDSAGKYLAKYQPEKLAVAEGLFQTQSHAPLVIGGWVSAQRQDVIGGIKVPDMLSWLATDRLDGVVKGLNDFPRDTWPPLFLHLLFDGMVGIGTLLIFFAIFAWLVKTLRKRREFPFPKWMLVLTVLTGPLAVIAIELGWVYACIGRQPWIVYHVMRTADAVTSSPYVGWMFFLFILLYTILAIGSITVLTAYFRHHPLTSDIDPTPVKARRAVWLP
- a CDS encoding MFS transporter, with the translated sequence MSSQNIELGQSASTMSKVLLFAGIMLVAANLRTAITGVGPLMNMIAKGTGLSFTMEGLLTTLPLLAFAAFSPLAPMIARKIGIERTLGASLLVLTIGILLRYIPLQLTLLAGMLFAGTGIAMGNVLLPGLIKRDFPSQVGLMTGMYTLFMSGWAAISSGISVPLAKIQGVGWQGSLASWAILSVIGLVVWLPQLRKRHVPRQAKGVGTLWKSVLAWQVTFFMGLQSFVFYVNVAWLPSLLQSRGMSVVMAGFMLSLMQIVSLAASFIVPIVADKLRDQRGLIVSIALLFLLGYIGLLSGINTLDWLWVVFIGLAGGAAISLALTLFGLRSQTADEAAKLSGMAQSIGYLLAAIGPILIGFLHDLTGAWQVPLMVLVASVLLMLITGIGAGRNAYVRSS